The following is a genomic window from Amyelois transitella isolate CPQ chromosome 23, ilAmyTran1.1, whole genome shotgun sequence.
TTTGAACATTCCTATGTAATTCGAACTCTAAGCTTTGTtgaccaataaataaaatacttcaaTAGTAACTAGGATCTgcatcattataataaatcacTGAACTTCTAAATTGGAGAAGTAATTTAATACTTTGCATTTTATCGCCGTACGTGAACCTTGATATCTCTTAGAATTAATACAACTACTAGTTtactaaactaataaaaattcagTGGCGCTAACAAGTGATAACTTTCAGGCGGATAAGGACAAGAAAgtaaagaagaagaaggcgAAGGAAGATGCGCCCGCAGAAGAGGCTCCAGCTGCGGCGCCCGCTGCGCCCGCGTCGGGTGGCGGAAGCGATAGGCAATCCTCTCGCGGAAGCCGCAAGGCCAAGCGCACAGGCTCCAATGTCTTCTCCATGTTCACACAGAAGCAGGTCGCCGAATTCAAGGAGGTTGGTATAGAAATTTTCATCTTCAACAACTAAGACTTCTTATCAAAGAATGAGTTTCAAGTCTATTTTGATGTGTAAAAGGATGAaggatattttttcaattcatcaGAATAAACTTGTAAATCTGACCCTAAAGTTCATACAGATATGAACTTTTGTACCACTCAAGTAATGAAGTCAAGTAATGAATCATAAATACCCATCTATTACAACCatctttttctcttttttttttgttcacgTTGTCACAACTACAACCGAaatctttcagtattttctgcTCGTCTAGCCGAAAATCTTGATGGATGTGTCAGTCCatctattttataatcattggtattaaaagCCAGTACGAGTACACACATTTTATAGTTTGGCTCAAATCTATAATTTGATCACAAAACTAGGTCAACAATTCCCCCATTGTCCACGTTTCGCCGGAATCGTGTCATTGTGTCATCTGTTTAGCTCGTGCCCGACCGATGTTTAGTAAACTGGCCGTGTTGTGATTACAGCAATGTCTGACTTGTGACTATTGTTTCCAGGCCTTCCAGCTAATGGACCACGACAAGGACGGCATCATCGGCAAGAACGACCTCCGCGCCACCTTCGACTCGCTCGGCAGGCTCGCCTCCGAGAAGGAGCTGGACGAGATGGTGAACGAGGCCCCCGGCCCGATCAACTTCACCCAGCTCCTCACCCTCTTCGCGAGCCGCATGTCCGGCGGTTCCGATGAGGATGATGTCGTCATCAACGCTTTCAAGACCTTCGACGAGGAAGGCAAGATCGACTCCGAGAGATTGAGGCACGCGCTCATGACCTGGGGCGACAAGTTCTCCGCCGAGGAGGTCGACGAGGCGTACGACCAGATGGACATCGACGACAAGGGCTTCATTGACACCACCAAGCTCATCAGCATGCTCACCGCCAGCGCTGAGGAAGAGGAAGGCGGTGAAGCCGCGTAAAAGTTCCAACTGTAAAGGTCTGAAGCCAGCAGTCGCCGCCCGACCGGGGTCTACCACGGATTCGCCAACACCCGAACCGTTTacacttatttatataatttattgtttccatttttttatttatatataatgaaaatatagttCTACTATTACCAACTCGTGTAGTACTATCCCCATCGTGAAATGTGACCCGCAAgacatatattttgtaaagaatACTATGTATTcggtttttaataaagtttaaatcaaGTCTGATTATAGTTAAATATGGCGCAGAGGCCATTACGACAACATGATTTTTATCATTACACACATGCACCTTACTACACTGGAACCCTCCTCAAAGAATTCgtattacaatattatatattattttacaacattATACTTACCTCCTCATATAATCAGAATTAAAAGACATATAAAAATGCTATGACAATAACAAGGTTCAACAAATAACCAGGCcataattaaacttttagaGCAAAAGTTGTCATAAATATCCATGCCA
Proteins encoded in this region:
- the LOC106139269 gene encoding myosin regulatory light chain 2; this translates as MTTIKPAYAQLTGSLRVVGTGSGEKLLDLGEGATPRSQGGTAERYSLSFVDSPTNTMADKDKKVKKKKAKEDAPAEEAPAAAPAAPASGGGSDRQSSRGSRKAKRTGSNVFSMFTQKQVAEFKEAFQLMDHDKDGIIGKNDLRATFDSLGRLASEKELDEMVNEAPGPINFTQLLTLFASRMSGGSDEDDVVINAFKTFDEEGKIDSERLRHALMTWGDKFSAEEVDEAYDQMDIDDKGFIDTTKLISMLTASAEEEEGGEAA